A genomic segment from Truepera sp. encodes:
- a CDS encoding CPBP family intramembrane glutamic endopeptidase yields MSTDLGALFPRGEAGKYWFLLLASLALQAAFWYVATPGPSLLRLAPQVPLSAFNSVAWSVLLLLLIPAALYRALIGPLKGAGLRVGDWRFGLAAVVPLALAAALLMVLVSGDPTLTATYPWPGSWAGTSLGSLALWLVVYALYYLAFEAFYRGFVIDVARRVVSPTAAIWLSVVMATLVHLGKPLAEVMAAAPVSVLFAVLAVRSRSILYPMLLHLTFGFALDLAVLARSGHLLN; encoded by the coding sequence GTGTCAACCGACCTCGGGGCGCTCTTCCCGCGGGGCGAGGCCGGCAAGTACTGGTTCCTGCTCCTGGCTTCGCTGGCACTACAGGCCGCGTTCTGGTACGTCGCCACGCCCGGCCCCAGCCTCCTGCGCCTGGCGCCTCAGGTCCCACTCTCCGCCTTCAACAGCGTCGCCTGGAGCGTCCTACTGCTGCTGCTCATCCCCGCCGCCCTCTACCGGGCCCTGATCGGGCCGCTCAAGGGCGCGGGACTGCGGGTGGGCGATTGGCGCTTCGGGCTCGCCGCCGTGGTGCCGCTGGCGCTGGCCGCTGCCCTGCTCATGGTCCTCGTGAGCGGCGATCCGACCCTCACGGCGACGTACCCGTGGCCGGGCTCCTGGGCGGGAACGAGCCTGGGCAGCCTGGCGCTCTGGCTAGTCGTGTATGCGCTCTACTACCTGGCGTTCGAGGCCTTCTACCGCGGCTTCGTGATCGACGTCGCGCGGCGTGTGGTCTCCCCCACGGCCGCCATCTGGCTGAGCGTCGTCATGGCGACCCTCGTCCACTTGGGAAAGCCGTTGGCCGAAGTCATGGCCGCGGCGCCGGTGTCGGTGCTCTTCGCGGTCCTGGCCGTACGCAGCCGCTCGATCCTCTACCCCATGCTCCTGCACCTTACCTTCGGCTTCGCGCTCGACCTTGCCGTGTTGGCGCGCTCGGGTCACCTGCTCAACTGA
- a CDS encoding GNAT family N-acetyltransferase, with translation MNNLYQTLSPIRTRSATVDDAPLVQELYEATPGYFEIISIPVPTVAEVRTDLATAISDPRRHVELVLLDPSESESGLHVDPVSGAAVVGYLDYKLDYPAAGDATVNLLLVRAGMQSHGVGSACVKDLERRLNGRCKRMLASIYGENPRARSFWESHGYRFAIDARPLLEWYGKSLA, from the coding sequence GTGAACAACTTGTACCAAACGCTCTCTCCGATCCGGACCCGGTCGGCGACGGTCGACGACGCACCGCTCGTCCAGGAACTGTACGAGGCGACCCCCGGCTACTTCGAGATCATCTCGATCCCCGTCCCGACCGTCGCCGAGGTGCGCACCGACCTGGCGACGGCCATCTCCGACCCCAGGCGCCACGTGGAGTTGGTCCTGCTGGACCCCAGCGAGTCCGAGTCCGGGCTGCACGTGGATCCGGTGTCGGGCGCCGCGGTGGTCGGCTATCTCGACTACAAGCTCGACTACCCCGCCGCCGGCGACGCAACGGTCAACCTGCTTCTCGTGCGGGCCGGCATGCAGAGCCACGGCGTGGGCAGCGCCTGCGTCAAGGACCTCGAGCGGCGCCTGAACGGCCGCTGTAAACGGATGCTGGCGAGCATCTACGGCGAGAACCCCCGCGCGCGCAGCTTCTGGGAAAGCCACGGTTACCGCTTCGCCATCGACGCTCGCCCGCTGCTCGAGTGGTACGGGAAGAGCCTCGCTTGA
- a CDS encoding tetrahydrofolate dehydrogenase/cyclohydrolase catalytic domain-containing protein, whose product MPRAPEAVRLDGKVVSAALVERMRDEVAALTFVPQLVFVRVGDDPASAYYVRSKERLAGRVGMRSRTVVLPEGTTTADVLELVHGLNEDADVDGILVQLPVPGVEAPKVLAAIDPGKDVDGLHPMNVGKLWSQGTGLAPATPLGVLALIDHYGVPVAGREAVVVGRSNLVGKPLAALLLARNATVTLAHSRTQDLGAVTRRADVLVAAVGSPRLITPEMVKPGAAVFDVGLTREEEGIAGDVHPDVARVAGYLTPMPGGTGLMTVVMVIANTIKAARERRAG is encoded by the coding sequence ATGCCCCGAGCTCCTGAGGCCGTGAGGCTCGACGGCAAGGTCGTGTCGGCGGCCCTCGTGGAGCGCATGCGGGACGAGGTGGCGGCGCTCACCTTCGTGCCGCAGCTCGTCTTCGTGCGGGTAGGCGACGACCCGGCCAGCGCTTACTACGTCCGCTCGAAGGAGCGGCTGGCGGGCCGCGTGGGCATGCGCTCGAGAACCGTGGTGCTGCCCGAGGGGACCACCACCGCAGACGTGCTCGAACTGGTGCACGGACTCAACGAGGATGCAGACGTGGACGGCATCCTGGTGCAACTCCCCGTTCCCGGCGTGGAGGCCCCGAAGGTCTTGGCGGCCATCGACCCGGGCAAGGACGTCGACGGGCTTCACCCGATGAACGTCGGGAAGCTCTGGTCGCAGGGCACCGGCCTCGCCCCCGCCACGCCCCTGGGAGTGCTGGCGTTGATCGACCATTACGGGGTGCCGGTGGCCGGTAGGGAGGCGGTGGTGGTGGGCCGCTCGAACCTCGTCGGCAAGCCGTTGGCGGCCCTCTTACTCGCGCGCAACGCAACGGTGACGCTGGCGCACTCGCGCACCCAGGACCTGGGCGCAGTCACGCGCCGCGCCGACGTTCTGGTCGCGGCGGTCGGCAGTCCGCGCCTCATCACTCCCGAGATGGTCAAGCCGGGGGCCGCCGTCTTCGACGTCGGCCTGACACGAGAGGAGGAGGGCATCGCCGGCGACGTGCACCCGGACGTGGCCCGCGTGGCGGGCTACCTGACGCCGATGCCAGGCGGCACGGGGCTCATGACCGTGGTCATGGTGATAGCCAACACGATCAAGGCGGCACGCGAAAGGCGCGCGGGGTGA
- a CDS encoding pyridoxal phosphate-dependent aminotransferase family protein: MSDVLPNAEGGAPVIAARDAFAKAFQFRRADEAVASGMHPYFKPIASQHGGSVRVAGREMIITGSNDYLGLTQDPRLKEAARRALDDFGTSCTGSRFLTGTLTLHEELEHRLAEFFHREAVLTFSAGFLGCLSVVSALAGRHDILYYDRENHASLYDAARLSFATLRKYEHNDLADLEQMLEADVGKPGGRIIVTDGVFSMSGHIADLPGIVRLKKRYGARLIVDDAHATGVLGEHGRGTGEHFGLEDEVDVIVGTFSKSFASVGGFMAGDREVVNYVKHHARPFIFTAALPAMQMAAALEALNIIEAEPQHRERLWHNVARLSAGMTALGFDTMGSRTPIVPVLIGPDELAMAFWKSLWELGIFTTPALPPGVPAGQSIIRTSVNANHTDAQLDALLHAFTEVGRKFGVI; the protein is encoded by the coding sequence TTGTCAGACGTATTGCCTAATGCGGAGGGTGGAGCGCCGGTGATCGCGGCGCGAGACGCGTTCGCCAAAGCCTTCCAGTTCCGCAGGGCCGACGAAGCCGTCGCGAGCGGGATGCACCCTTACTTCAAACCCATTGCGTCGCAACACGGGGGCAGTGTCCGTGTCGCAGGCCGCGAGATGATCATCACGGGCTCGAACGACTACCTGGGGCTCACGCAGGACCCGCGCCTCAAGGAGGCCGCCCGCCGAGCCCTCGACGACTTCGGCACCAGTTGCACGGGCTCCCGCTTCCTTACCGGCACGCTCACTCTTCACGAGGAACTCGAGCACCGCCTGGCCGAGTTCTTCCACCGCGAGGCGGTGCTGACTTTCAGTGCCGGTTTCCTCGGTTGCCTCTCGGTCGTCTCCGCCCTTGCGGGCCGGCACGACATCTTGTACTACGACCGCGAGAACCACGCCTCGCTGTACGACGCGGCGCGCCTTTCCTTCGCCACGTTGAGGAAGTACGAGCACAACGACCTGGCCGACTTGGAGCAGATGCTCGAGGCCGACGTCGGTAAGCCGGGCGGGCGGATAATCGTCACCGACGGCGTCTTCTCCATGAGCGGCCATATTGCCGACCTGCCCGGCATCGTGCGCCTCAAGAAGCGATACGGGGCCCGGCTGATCGTCGACGATGCGCACGCGACCGGGGTGCTGGGGGAACACGGGCGCGGCACCGGTGAGCACTTCGGGCTCGAGGACGAGGTCGACGTCATCGTCGGCACCTTCTCGAAGTCGTTCGCCAGCGTGGGCGGCTTCATGGCCGGTGACCGCGAGGTCGTCAACTACGTCAAGCATCACGCGCGGCCGTTCATCTTCACGGCGGCGCTTCCCGCCATGCAGATGGCCGCCGCCCTGGAAGCACTCAACATCATCGAGGCGGAACCGCAGCACCGTGAACGGCTGTGGCACAACGTGGCGCGCCTTTCGGCAGGCATGACGGCGCTGGGCTTCGACACGATGGGTTCGAGAACACCGATCGTTCCCGTGCTGATAGGCCCGGACGAGCTTGCGATGGCCTTCTGGAAGTCGCTGTGGGAGCTGGGTATCTTCACCACCCCGGCGCTGCCCCCCGGCGTGCCGGCCGGACAGTCGATAATCCGCACCAGTGTCAACGCCAACCATACCGACGCGCAGCTTGACGCTCTCTTGCATGCCTTCACAGAAGTCGGGCGCAAGTTTGGCGTAATCTAG
- the efp gene encoding elongation factor P, with translation MISVTDLRNGTKVEMDGGLWECVDYQHQKIGRGGAKMVAKFRNLETGSIVERSFNATEKLQDIFIEYRQMNFLYSDGDDFTFMDLETFEQPVLTRDQIGDGARFLKENTEVTVDYYANKPLKVTLPNVVELEIVQTDPGVRGDTVSGGTKPAKLESGGTVNVPLFIDQGEVIRVDTRSGDYLGRA, from the coding sequence ATGATCAGCGTGACTGACCTGAGGAACGGGACGAAGGTCGAGATGGACGGCGGCCTTTGGGAGTGCGTCGACTACCAGCACCAGAAGATCGGGCGTGGTGGAGCGAAGATGGTGGCGAAGTTCCGCAACCTCGAGACCGGATCCATCGTCGAGCGTTCGTTCAACGCCACTGAAAAGCTGCAAGATATCTTCATCGAGTACCGCCAGATGAACTTCCTCTATTCCGACGGCGACGACTTCACGTTCATGGACCTGGAGACGTTCGAGCAGCCAGTGCTAACTCGCGATCAGATCGGCGACGGGGCGCGATTCCTGAAGGAGAACACCGAGGTCACGGTCGACTACTACGCCAACAAGCCCCTCAAGGTCACGCTGCCGAACGTGGTGGAGCTCGAGATCGTGCAGACGGACCCTGGCGTGCGCGGCGATACCGTTTCGGGTGGCACCAAGCCCGCCAAGCTCGAGTCGGGCGGCACCGTCAACGTGCCCCTCTTCATCGATCAGGGTGAGGTCATCCGCGTCGACACGCGCAGCGGCGATTACCTGGGCAGGGCCTGA
- the nusB gene encoding transcription antitermination factor NusB: MGRRQARELAFRTLFQSERGAEPLLDVWRSVRAEQAEVVEDADDAVYGDALDVTDLEFAGGLLKSFDAHREELNAELAAAITGWSFGQMSQTDLNVLRIALTEMRHGTEPPEVAIEMAVRLAKKFGGDESGRFVNGVLAKLLREQRGAMGVDPREPEPVREPEDGDAPSS; the protein is encoded by the coding sequence GTGGGTAGACGCCAGGCGCGGGAGCTGGCGTTTCGAACCCTGTTCCAGTCCGAGCGCGGCGCCGAGCCGCTGCTGGACGTCTGGCGCAGCGTCAGGGCGGAGCAGGCCGAGGTTGTCGAGGACGCGGACGACGCCGTCTACGGCGACGCCCTCGACGTTACCGACCTCGAGTTCGCGGGGGGCTTGCTGAAGTCCTTCGACGCCCACCGCGAGGAGCTGAACGCCGAACTGGCCGCCGCCATCACGGGCTGGTCGTTCGGTCAGATGTCGCAGACCGACCTCAACGTGTTGCGCATAGCGCTCACCGAGATGCGCCACGGCACGGAACCGCCCGAGGTAGCGATCGAGATGGCCGTCAGGTTGGCGAAGAAGTTCGGCGGCGACGAGTCTGGGCGGTTCGTGAACGGGGTGTTGGCGAAGCTCCTACGTGAACAGCGAGGCGCGATGGGCGTGGATCCCCGCGAACCCGAACCGGTGCGCGAGCCCGAGGACGGCGATGCCCCGAGCTCCTGA
- the accB gene encoding acetyl-CoA carboxylase biotin carboxyl carrier protein encodes MDVKEIRKLLEGLAATDVREFTYDTGDYKLSVKRGEDRGPATVTFTPPQAAQQGASSGNQQAAQSGQQAPPQAPPAAAAPQSAASEAAGPQLLEVLAPIVGTFYGSPSPEAPPFVKVGDRVSAGTVLCIIEAMKLMNEIEAETAGIVREVSVGNGDPVEYGQVLFRIEPA; translated from the coding sequence ATGGACGTCAAGGAGATACGCAAGCTGCTGGAGGGCCTGGCCGCCACCGACGTCCGGGAGTTCACTTACGACACGGGCGATTACAAGTTGAGCGTCAAACGCGGCGAGGACCGGGGTCCGGCCACGGTCACGTTCACGCCTCCCCAAGCGGCCCAGCAGGGCGCTTCTTCCGGCAACCAGCAGGCCGCGCAGTCCGGCCAACAGGCACCGCCCCAGGCCCCGCCGGCGGCCGCCGCCCCCCAGTCCGCCGCGTCGGAGGCCGCCGGCCCGCAGCTTCTGGAGGTTCTCGCCCCCATCGTCGGCACGTTCTACGGATCACCCTCGCCCGAGGCGCCACCGTTCGTGAAGGTCGGCGACCGCGTGAGCGCGGGCACCGTCTTGTGCATCATCGAGGCCATGAAGCTCATGAACGAGATCGAGGCCGAGACGGCGGGGATCGTGCGTGAGGTGTCCGTGGGCAACGGCGACCCGGTCGAGTACGGCCAAGTCCTGTTCCGCATAGAACCGGCCTGA
- a CDS encoding Asp23/Gls24 family envelope stress response protein: MNESSDLAISADVLMNITQLAVEQVDGVRPTLPPARVGEILGGRRARGIVIERDGDDVWVDLSLAVDYGVEIPKVAAAAQSAVREAIASMTGLVVRSVNVAVESVELPEEDATRG, encoded by the coding sequence ATGAACGAATCCTCCGATCTCGCCATCTCGGCCGACGTCCTGATGAACATCACCCAGTTGGCCGTCGAGCAGGTCGACGGCGTGCGGCCGACGCTGCCGCCCGCCCGGGTGGGTGAGATCCTCGGGGGGAGGCGCGCGCGTGGCATAGTCATCGAGCGAGACGGCGACGACGTATGGGTGGACCTCTCGCTCGCCGTCGACTACGGCGTGGAGATACCCAAGGTGGCGGCGGCGGCGCAGTCGGCGGTGCGTGAGGCGATCGCCTCCATGACGGGGCTGGTGGTGCGCAGCGTGAACGTTGCCGTGGAGAGCGTCGAGTTGCCGGAAGAGGACGCCACGCGTGGGTAG
- a CDS encoding quinate 5-dehydrogenase: MKEPTLEVVSVSLGSVKRDTDQVVEVLGRKVHIRRIGTGGDIKKAEALIGEFDGHVDAIGLGGIDLYFAVRERRYYVRDALRLARASKSTPVVCGAGLKNTLERLSVKALAPSVGWQGRKVLMVSAVDRFGMAEELARQGADVFYGDVVFALGLPVPVRSLGGLVRLATVLAPIVVRVPFKWLYPTGDAQDSAPNERKFARYYDWAEVLAGDWHFIKRYAPASLAGKTVLTNTTTADDVEFLRQRGASALITTTPRFQGRSLGTNLLEATFVAMEGASGELSPERYQELIRDARLEPLRMEL; the protein is encoded by the coding sequence TTGAAAGAGCCCACGTTGGAGGTCGTCAGCGTCTCGCTGGGTTCCGTGAAGCGCGACACCGACCAGGTCGTCGAGGTTCTTGGCCGCAAGGTTCACATCAGACGCATCGGCACCGGTGGAGACATCAAGAAGGCGGAGGCGTTGATCGGCGAGTTCGACGGCCACGTCGACGCCATCGGGCTGGGTGGCATCGACCTCTACTTCGCCGTACGAGAGCGGCGCTACTACGTGCGCGACGCGTTGCGGCTGGCCCGCGCGTCCAAGTCCACCCCGGTCGTGTGCGGCGCTGGTCTCAAGAACACCCTGGAGCGCCTAAGCGTGAAGGCCCTAGCGCCTTCGGTCGGTTGGCAGGGGCGGAAGGTGCTCATGGTCTCCGCGGTCGACCGTTTCGGGATGGCCGAGGAGCTGGCGAGGCAGGGCGCCGACGTGTTCTACGGCGACGTGGTGTTCGCGTTGGGCTTGCCGGTGCCGGTGAGGAGCCTGGGCGGACTCGTGCGCCTCGCGACGGTGCTGGCGCCCATCGTGGTTCGTGTGCCCTTCAAGTGGCTCTACCCGACCGGGGACGCGCAAGATAGCGCGCCGAACGAGCGTAAGTTCGCCCGCTACTACGATTGGGCCGAGGTTCTGGCCGGTGATTGGCACTTCATCAAGCGCTACGCTCCGGCGTCGCTCGCCGGCAAGACCGTGCTGACCAACACCACTACCGCCGACGACGTGGAGTTCCTCAGGCAACGGGGTGCAAGCGCTCTGATCACGACGACACCGCGCTTCCAGGGCCGCAGCCTGGGCACCAACCTGCTCGAGGCGACGTTCGTGGCCATGGAGGGCGCCAGCGGCGAGTTGAGCCCCGAACGCTACCAGGAGCTGATAAGAGACGCGCGGCTGGAACCATTGCGCATGGAGCTGTAG
- a CDS encoding divergent PAP2 family protein produces the protein MLGNLPLWSAIVATIVAQVLKVGLVLITERRWAPERLLDTGGMPSSHTASVAALATSVGVLYGWGSPTFALALVFGSIVMYDATGIRRAAGQQAEAINELVRELGHLFDARFQPKALKTLLGHTYPQVLAGAIIGVVTALLMVL, from the coding sequence GTGCTCGGCAACCTTCCGCTCTGGTCGGCCATCGTGGCGACCATCGTGGCGCAGGTGCTCAAGGTCGGCCTGGTACTCATCACCGAGCGGCGCTGGGCCCCCGAGCGGCTGCTCGATACGGGCGGCATGCCGTCCTCTCACACCGCGTCGGTGGCCGCGCTCGCCACCAGCGTGGGGGTGCTGTACGGCTGGGGCAGCCCGACCTTCGCCCTAGCCTTGGTGTTCGGCTCCATCGTGATGTACGACGCCACGGGCATCAGGCGCGCCGCGGGGCAACAGGCGGAGGCCATCAACGAGCTCGTGAGGGAGTTGGGGCACCTGTTCGACGCCCGCTTCCAGCCGAAGGCGCTCAAGACGCTCCTCGGTCATACCTACCCCCAGGTGCTGGCGGGCGCCATCATCGGGGTGGTAACCGCGCTGCTCATGGTCCTCTGA
- a CDS encoding polyprenyl synthetase family protein, protein MTLATDIRQGVLRALADLHVPGRAVDESVAAELARFAQLMRDYPTRPGKTLRGQLLVWSARANGAANGGAAMILAEAIELFQNWVLVHDDIEDDSEERRGLPALHKQVGVPVALNVGDAMHMLMWRRLSALPDAPPVDKRAALDEFTDMLLATAAGQHLDLAWVSAGRFDVTESEYLQMVTLKTAYYTVVAPLRLGAYCAGATPPAALESAAVDLGVAFQIRDDILNLGPGEGYGKEVAGDLYEGKRTLILAHLLANLRPTERRRVIRLLARPRGAKTAAEMDEVLQLMRERGSLDHAQRVAEERAARGLEGVRAWLARLPDQAAASRVAGLLGDLADRSA, encoded by the coding sequence GTGACCCTCGCGACGGACATCCGCCAGGGCGTTCTCCGGGCCTTGGCCGACCTCCACGTGCCGGGCCGGGCGGTCGACGAGAGCGTCGCAGCCGAGTTGGCGCGCTTCGCGCAGCTGATGCGCGATTACCCCACCAGACCGGGCAAGACGTTGAGGGGCCAGTTGCTGGTGTGGTCGGCGCGCGCCAACGGGGCCGCGAATGGCGGTGCGGCCATGATCCTCGCCGAGGCCATCGAACTCTTCCAGAACTGGGTCTTGGTGCACGACGACATCGAGGACGACTCCGAGGAGCGGCGGGGCCTACCCGCGCTGCATAAGCAGGTGGGCGTGCCGGTGGCCCTCAACGTCGGCGACGCCATGCACATGCTCATGTGGCGCCGGCTGTCGGCCCTTCCCGACGCGCCGCCCGTCGACAAGCGGGCGGCGCTCGACGAGTTCACAGACATGCTCCTCGCCACCGCTGCCGGCCAACACCTCGACCTCGCCTGGGTGAGCGCCGGCAGGTTCGACGTCACGGAGAGCGAGTATCTCCAGATGGTCACGCTCAAGACCGCCTACTACACGGTGGTGGCCCCCCTGCGGCTCGGGGCTTACTGCGCCGGAGCGACGCCACCGGCGGCACTGGAGAGCGCGGCGGTGGACCTGGGGGTGGCGTTCCAGATCCGTGACGACATCCTCAACCTGGGCCCCGGCGAGGGCTATGGCAAGGAGGTGGCCGGCGACCTCTACGAGGGCAAGCGCACGCTGATCCTCGCTCACCTGCTCGCGAACCTGCGGCCCACCGAACGCCGGCGCGTCATCCGGCTGCTCGCCCGCCCCAGGGGCGCCAAGACGGCGGCCGAGATGGACGAGGTGCTCCAGCTGATGAGGGAGCGTGGGTCGCTGGACCACGCGCAGCGCGTGGCCGAGGAGCGCGCCGCTCGGGGCCTGGAAGGGGTGCGCGCGTGGCTCGCACGGCTTCCCGACCAGGCCGCGGCTTCCCGCGTAGCCGGGCTCCTGGGCGACCTGGCCGACCGCTCGGCGTAA
- the accC gene encoding acetyl-CoA carboxylase biotin carboxylase subunit, translated as MFRKILIANRGEIALRVLRAARELGVQTVVAYSKADENSLPVLLADESICIGPAPAAESYLNVRNLLAAALVSGAEAIHPGYGFLAENAEFAAMCEEHGLTFIGPRPETIARIGDKAAARALAAAVGVPITPGSEPLRDLAEATSFADEIGFPLILKASAGGGGRGMRVVHSHSDLERQFVNAQEEARAAFGNPELYMEKYLEEPKHIEIQVFGDGKGDVVHLFERDCSIQRRYQKMLEEAPSGLDPELRANIAAAAVNLAKHIEYRGAGTCEFLVDRQGGYYFSEMNTRIQVEHPVTEMITRTDLVQEQIRVAAGLGMQLKQSELEVSGHAIEVRVNAEDPDHDFRPSAGVITDVHWPGGPGIRVDSHVYAGYRIPPTYDSLIAKIIAWAPSRQEAIARMDRALKETVIEGVKTTVPFHLKVLDNAFFRRGAVYTNFIVRRMTP; from the coding sequence ATGTTCCGGAAGATCCTGATAGCCAACCGGGGCGAGATCGCGCTGCGAGTGCTTCGCGCCGCGCGTGAACTCGGTGTGCAGACGGTCGTGGCCTATTCCAAGGCCGACGAGAACTCGCTGCCCGTGCTGTTGGCCGACGAGTCGATTTGCATCGGTCCTGCTCCCGCCGCCGAGAGCTACCTGAACGTCCGGAACCTCCTCGCCGCGGCACTGGTGAGCGGTGCGGAGGCCATTCACCCCGGCTACGGCTTCCTCGCCGAGAACGCCGAGTTCGCCGCCATGTGCGAGGAGCACGGCCTGACCTTCATCGGGCCGCGCCCCGAGACCATCGCGCGGATAGGTGACAAGGCCGCCGCTCGCGCGCTGGCCGCGGCAGTAGGCGTGCCCATCACACCCGGCAGCGAGCCGCTACGCGACCTGGCGGAGGCCACCAGCTTCGCCGACGAGATCGGGTTCCCGCTCATACTCAAGGCGTCCGCCGGCGGTGGCGGCCGCGGCATGCGTGTGGTGCATAGTCACTCCGACCTCGAGCGGCAGTTCGTCAACGCCCAGGAAGAGGCGCGCGCCGCATTCGGCAACCCCGAGCTGTACATGGAGAAGTACCTGGAGGAGCCGAAGCACATCGAGATCCAGGTCTTCGGCGACGGCAAGGGTGACGTCGTGCACCTGTTCGAGCGCGACTGCTCCATCCAGCGCCGCTACCAGAAGATGCTCGAGGAGGCCCCCAGCGGACTCGACCCCGAGCTGCGCGCCAACATCGCCGCGGCCGCCGTCAACCTCGCCAAGCACATCGAGTACCGCGGCGCCGGCACCTGCGAGTTCCTCGTCGACCGGCAGGGAGGCTACTACTTCTCCGAGATGAACACGCGCATCCAGGTGGAGCATCCGGTGACCGAGATGATCACTCGCACCGACCTGGTGCAAGAGCAGATCCGCGTGGCCGCCGGCTTGGGCATGCAGCTGAAGCAGTCGGAGTTGGAGGTGAGCGGTCACGCCATCGAGGTGCGGGTGAACGCCGAGGACCCCGACCACGACTTCAGGCCCAGCGCGGGCGTCATCACGGACGTGCACTGGCCTGGCGGTCCCGGCATCCGCGTCGACTCGCACGTCTACGCCGGCTACAGGATACCGCCCACGTACGACAGTCTCATCGCCAAGATAATCGCCTGGGCCCCGAGCCGGCAGGAGGCCATCGCGCGCATGGACCGCGCCCTCAAGGAGACCGTCATCGAGGGCGTCAAGACGACCGTGCCCTTCCACCTCAAGGTCTTGGACAACGCCTTCTTCAGGCGCGGAGCCGTGTACACCAACTTCATCGTGCGTAGGATGACCCCATGA